A genome region from Schlesneria paludicola DSM 18645 includes the following:
- a CDS encoding carboxymuconolactone decarboxylase family protein, whose amino-acid sequence MQPLIEYEHSQGLVREVFDDIRATRQTNEINNFWKAIANHPPTLQRTWATLKDVMGSPGELDPLVRELIYIAVSVTNGCDYCIASHQAAAISKGMTQGMFGELLSVVAAANMTNRLANGYQVPVDDKFKQPTVIAK is encoded by the coding sequence ATGCAGCCGCTTATCGAATACGAACACAGCCAGGGACTGGTCCGCGAGGTTTTCGATGACATCCGCGCGACACGTCAAACGAACGAGATCAACAACTTCTGGAAAGCGATTGCCAATCATCCACCGACGCTACAACGAACCTGGGCAACGCTGAAAGACGTGATGGGCTCGCCGGGAGAACTCGATCCGCTCGTACGAGAGCTTATTTACATCGCCGTCAGCGTCACGAACGGGTGCGACTATTGCATCGCCTCACATCAAGCGGCCGCGATCTCCAAAGGAATGACGCAGGGGATGTTCGGCGAATTGCTGAGCGTCGTTGCCGCCGCAAACATGACGAATCGACTGGCCAACGGCTATCAGGTTCCTGTTGACGACAAATTCAAGCAACCAACCGTGATCGCCAAGTAG
- a CDS encoding DUF72 domain-containing protein produces the protein MMVGNLLIGCAGWSIPFSQRDQLPGEDSHLERYARHFNAVEIVSSFHRPHRKSTYARWAASVEDSFRFSVKIPQEISHEARLRGTGHLLEEFLSECTRLGDRLGCLLLELPPTLHYDPAIVGSFFEQLRRMVDVPVACEPRHVSWFNDDVDQQLASFRVSLVASNPDALHSGRGKSHGGWTEIAYIRLPGTPRVYSLQHDPFHLTQLADQLRHLSQSRKTTWCIFDNTTLGTAIENAMELTQLCRPTPL, from the coding sequence ATGATGGTGGGGAACTTGTTGATTGGCTGTGCCGGGTGGTCAATTCCGTTCAGTCAGCGCGATCAGCTACCAGGCGAGGACAGTCATCTGGAGCGATATGCACGTCACTTCAATGCCGTCGAGATTGTCAGCTCGTTTCATCGGCCTCACCGAAAATCGACGTATGCTCGGTGGGCCGCCAGCGTGGAGGATTCCTTCCGATTTTCCGTCAAGATTCCGCAAGAGATTTCTCACGAAGCTCGCTTGCGAGGAACGGGACATCTGCTTGAGGAATTTTTGTCCGAATGCACCCGTCTGGGCGATCGGCTCGGCTGCCTGCTGTTGGAACTCCCTCCCACACTTCACTACGACCCCGCCATCGTCGGTTCATTCTTCGAACAGTTGCGGCGGATGGTAGATGTTCCCGTCGCATGCGAACCCAGGCATGTCTCGTGGTTCAATGACGATGTTGATCAACAGCTCGCCAGTTTCCGAGTCTCTCTCGTGGCTTCCAATCCTGATGCGTTGCATTCAGGGCGAGGAAAATCCCATGGGGGTTGGACTGAAATCGCTTACATCCGATTGCCCGGAACACCTCGAGTGTACTCATTACAGCATGACCCGTTTCACTTGACGCAACTGGCGGATCAATTGAGACACCTGTCACAATCGCGGAAAACGACGTGGTGCATTTTCGATAACACGACACTTGGCACCGCCATCGAAAACGCGATGGAACTCACACAACTTTGTCGCCCCACACCTCTATAA
- the cnbZ gene encoding 2-amino-5-chloromuconate deaminase CnbZ produces MALTDHPTGNYRFLPGIAPYSCGVVSSPGHEVAHVTFQQPVPYRQGFEQISQFLAARNRPKAALCGIELRSPKPFTFPGFAAFNGEYGKILQDWGVFVNGVNPIARTNVAPVLVPPTEPVLYGFSFSQPCPASQPATFVVAGAGELPEGVLERDGIIALGDTSPSGLITKARYVMDLMEARLKGLGVSWSMVNTVDVYTAHSLTPLLPEIVLGRIGAASIHGALWHYTRPPIEEIEYEMDLRGTRTDYVI; encoded by the coding sequence ATGGCCCTCACCGATCATCCGACTGGCAACTACCGATTCCTGCCAGGCATCGCCCCGTACTCTTGTGGAGTCGTTTCGAGTCCCGGTCATGAAGTCGCGCACGTGACATTTCAACAGCCGGTTCCTTATCGTCAGGGATTTGAGCAGATCTCTCAATTCCTGGCCGCTCGCAACCGACCGAAGGCAGCGCTGTGTGGAATCGAACTCCGCTCGCCCAAGCCGTTCACGTTTCCTGGTTTTGCGGCATTCAATGGCGAGTACGGAAAGATCCTGCAGGATTGGGGCGTTTTTGTGAACGGTGTCAATCCGATCGCACGCACAAATGTCGCACCGGTGCTGGTTCCCCCGACGGAACCCGTACTGTATGGATTTTCGTTCTCACAGCCCTGCCCCGCGAGCCAGCCAGCGACCTTTGTGGTGGCGGGCGCGGGAGAATTGCCCGAGGGCGTTCTCGAACGCGATGGGATCATTGCTCTCGGTGACACCTCGCCCAGCGGATTGATAACCAAAGCCCGTTACGTCATGGACTTGATGGAAGCCCGTCTGAAGGGGTTGGGTGTCAGTTGGTCCATGGTGAATACCGTCGACGTCTACACCGCCCATTCACTGACGCCACTGCTTCCTGAGATCGTCCTTGGCCGAATCGGCGCCGCCAGCATTCATGGTGCACTCTGGCACTACACGCGTCCGCCCATCGAAGAGATCGAATACGAAATGGACCTCCGAGGCACCCGCACGGACTATGTGATCTAA